The proteins below come from a single Notamacropus eugenii isolate mMacEug1 chromosome 7, mMacEug1.pri_v2, whole genome shotgun sequence genomic window:
- the LOC140514449 gene encoding gamma-tubulin complex component 4 isoform X3 has protein sequence MIHELLLALSGYPGAIFTWNKRSGLQVSQDFPFLHPSETSVLNRLCRLGTDYIRFTEFIERYTGHVQQQDHHLSQQGQGGLHGIYLRAFCTGLDSILQPYRQALLDLEQEFLADPHLSISHVNYSLDQFQLLFPSVMVVVEQIKSQKIHGCQILETVYKYSCGGLPPVRSALEKILAVCHGVMYKQLSAWMLHGLLLDQHEEFFIKQGPSSGLVSTQLEEEEEDLGIGGLTGKQLRELQDLRLIEEENMLAPSLKQFSLRVEILPSYIPVRVAEKILFVGESVQMFENQNVNLTRKGSILKNQEDTFAAELHRLKQQPLFSLVDFELVVDRIRSTVAEHLWKLMVEESDLLGQLKIIKDFYLLGRGELFQAFIDTAQHMLKTPPTAVTEHDVNVAFQQSAHKVLLDDDNLLPLLHLTIEYHGKEHKDVTQAREAPSRDTSPREAPASGWAALGLSYKVQWPLHILFTPAVLEKYNVVFKYLLSVRRVQAELQHCWALQMQRKHLKSNQSDAIKWRLRNHMAFLVDNLQYYLQVDVLESQFSQLLHQINSTRDFESIQLAHDHFLSNLLAQSFILLKPGFSRQSSLLFKILSSVRNHQINSDLAQLLLRLDYNKYYTQAGGTLGSFGV, from the exons ATGATCCACGAGCTGCTCTTGGCTTTGAGCGGGTACCCGGGTGCCATCTTCACCTGGAACAAGCGGAGCGGCCTCCAG GTGTCACAGGACTTTCCGTTTCTCCATCCGAGCGAAACCAGCGTCCTGAATCGACTCTGCCGCCTTGGCACGGACTATATTCGCTTTACAGAGTTCATTGAACGATATACAGGCCATGTGCAGCAGCAG GATCACCATCTGTCCCAGCAAGGCCAGGGTGGATTACATGGAATTTATTTGCGGGCCTTCTGCACAGGTCTGGACTCCATCCTGCAGCCATATCGTCAAGCACTGCTTGACTTGGAGCAAGAG TTCCTTGCTGACCCTCACCTTTCCATATCACATGTCAATTACTCCTTGGACCAG ttccaacttctttttcccTCAGTGATGGTTGTTGTTGAACAGATTAAGAGTCAGAAG ATTCATGGGTGTCAGATCTTGGAAACAGTATACAAATACAGCTGTGGGGGACTGCCTCCTGTACGCAGTGCGCTAGAAAA GATCTTGGCAGTGTGCCATGGGGTCATGTACAAGCAGCTTTCTGCCTGGATGCTACATGGCCTCCTCTTGGACCAACACGAAGAGTTCTTTATTAAACAGGGCCCATCTTCTGGCCTTGTCTCTACTcaactggaggaggaggaggaagacctgGGCATTGGAGGCCTGACAGGGAAGCAGTTACGAGAACTTCAGGACCTG CGCCTGATTGAGGAAGAGAACATGCTGGCCCCATCCCTGAAGCAGTTTTCCCTTCGGGTGGAAATACTTCCTTCCTATATTCCAGTGAGAGTCGCTGAAAAAATCCTGTTTGTAGGAGAGTCTGTACAGATGTTTGAGAATCAGAATGTGAATCTGACCAGAAAAG GATCTATTTTAAAGAATCAAGAAGACACCTTTGCTGCCGAACTGCATCGCCTCAAGCAGCAGCCTCTTTTCAGCCTTGTGGATTTTGAGCTGGTGGTGGACCGGATACGCAGCACTGTTGCTGAG CATCTATGGAAACTTATGGTGGAGGAGTCAGATTTATTAGGCCAACTAAAG atcattaAAGACTTTTACCTGCTGGGACGAGGAGAACTGTTCCAGGCCTTCATTGACACAGCCCAGCATATGTTAAAGACACCGCCCACTGCAGTAACTGAGCATG ATGTTAATGTGGCCTTCCAGCAGTCTGCCCACAAGGTGCTGTTAGATGATGACAACCTCCTCCCTCTGCTTCACCTGACAATTGAGTACCATGGAAAGGAACATAAGG atGTTACTCAAGCACGAGAAGCACCTTCTCGGGACACCTCTCCCCGAGAAGCCCCTGCGTCAGGCTGGGCAGCCCTAGGTCTTTCCTACAAAGTGCAGTGGCCTCTGCACATTCTCTTCACTCCTGCTGTCCTGGAGAA GTACAAtgttgtcttcaagtacttgcTCAGCGTACGACGAGTGCAGGCAGAACTGCAGCACTGCTGGGCTCTCCAAATGCAGCGCAAGCATCTCAAGTCTAACCAGAGCGATGCCATTAAATGGCGCCTACGGAACCACATGGCCTTCTTGGTGGATAATCTTCAGTATTATCTCCAG GTAGATGTGCTGGAGTCTCAATTCTCCCAGCTCCTCCATCAGATTAACTCCACAAGGGATTTTGAGAGCATCCAGTTGGCTCATGACCACTTCCTGAGCAACTTGCTGGCTCAGTCATTCATCTTGCTGAAACCT GGTTTTAGCCGTCAGTCTTCACTCctctttaagatcctttccagcgtCCGGAATCatcaaataaactcagatttggCTCAACTACTGCTACGACTGGATTACAACAAGTATTACACCCAGGCTGGTGGGACTCTGGGCAG tTTTGGGGTATGA
- the LOC140514449 gene encoding gamma-tubulin complex component 4 isoform X1, producing MIHELLLALSGYPGAIFTWNKRSGLQVSQDFPFLHPSETSVLNRLCRLGTDYIRFTEFIERYTGHVQQQDHHLSQQGQGGLHGIYLRAFCTGLDSILQPYRQALLDLEQEFLADPHLSISHVNYSLDQFQLLFPSVMVVVEQIKSQKIHGCQILETVYKYSCGGLPPVRSALEKILAVCHGVMYKQLSAWMLHGLLLDQHEEFFIKQGPSSGLVSTQLEEEEEDLGIGGLTGKQLRELQDLRLIEEENMLAPSLKQFSLRVEILPSYIPVRVAEKILFVGESVQMFENQNVNLTRKGSILKNQEDTFAAELHRLKQQPLFSLVDFELVVDRIRSTVAEHLWKLMVEESDLLGQLKIIKDFYLLGRGELFQAFIDTAQHMLKTPPTAVTEHDVNVAFQQSAHKVLLDDDNLLPLLHLTIEYHGKEHKDVTQAREAPSRDTSPREAPASGWAALGLSYKVQWPLHILFTPAVLEKYNVVFKYLLSVRRVQAELQHCWALQMQRKHLKSNQSDAIKWRLRNHMAFLVDNLQYYLQVDVLESQFSQLLHQINSTRDFESIQLAHDHFLSNLLAQSFILLKPVFHCLNEILDLCHSFCSLVSQNLGPLDERGAAQLSILVKGFSRQSSLLFKILSSVRNHQINSDLAQLLLRLDYNKYYTQAGGTLGSFGV from the exons ATGATCCACGAGCTGCTCTTGGCTTTGAGCGGGTACCCGGGTGCCATCTTCACCTGGAACAAGCGGAGCGGCCTCCAG GTGTCACAGGACTTTCCGTTTCTCCATCCGAGCGAAACCAGCGTCCTGAATCGACTCTGCCGCCTTGGCACGGACTATATTCGCTTTACAGAGTTCATTGAACGATATACAGGCCATGTGCAGCAGCAG GATCACCATCTGTCCCAGCAAGGCCAGGGTGGATTACATGGAATTTATTTGCGGGCCTTCTGCACAGGTCTGGACTCCATCCTGCAGCCATATCGTCAAGCACTGCTTGACTTGGAGCAAGAG TTCCTTGCTGACCCTCACCTTTCCATATCACATGTCAATTACTCCTTGGACCAG ttccaacttctttttcccTCAGTGATGGTTGTTGTTGAACAGATTAAGAGTCAGAAG ATTCATGGGTGTCAGATCTTGGAAACAGTATACAAATACAGCTGTGGGGGACTGCCTCCTGTACGCAGTGCGCTAGAAAA GATCTTGGCAGTGTGCCATGGGGTCATGTACAAGCAGCTTTCTGCCTGGATGCTACATGGCCTCCTCTTGGACCAACACGAAGAGTTCTTTATTAAACAGGGCCCATCTTCTGGCCTTGTCTCTACTcaactggaggaggaggaggaagacctgGGCATTGGAGGCCTGACAGGGAAGCAGTTACGAGAACTTCAGGACCTG CGCCTGATTGAGGAAGAGAACATGCTGGCCCCATCCCTGAAGCAGTTTTCCCTTCGGGTGGAAATACTTCCTTCCTATATTCCAGTGAGAGTCGCTGAAAAAATCCTGTTTGTAGGAGAGTCTGTACAGATGTTTGAGAATCAGAATGTGAATCTGACCAGAAAAG GATCTATTTTAAAGAATCAAGAAGACACCTTTGCTGCCGAACTGCATCGCCTCAAGCAGCAGCCTCTTTTCAGCCTTGTGGATTTTGAGCTGGTGGTGGACCGGATACGCAGCACTGTTGCTGAG CATCTATGGAAACTTATGGTGGAGGAGTCAGATTTATTAGGCCAACTAAAG atcattaAAGACTTTTACCTGCTGGGACGAGGAGAACTGTTCCAGGCCTTCATTGACACAGCCCAGCATATGTTAAAGACACCGCCCACTGCAGTAACTGAGCATG ATGTTAATGTGGCCTTCCAGCAGTCTGCCCACAAGGTGCTGTTAGATGATGACAACCTCCTCCCTCTGCTTCACCTGACAATTGAGTACCATGGAAAGGAACATAAGG atGTTACTCAAGCACGAGAAGCACCTTCTCGGGACACCTCTCCCCGAGAAGCCCCTGCGTCAGGCTGGGCAGCCCTAGGTCTTTCCTACAAAGTGCAGTGGCCTCTGCACATTCTCTTCACTCCTGCTGTCCTGGAGAA GTACAAtgttgtcttcaagtacttgcTCAGCGTACGACGAGTGCAGGCAGAACTGCAGCACTGCTGGGCTCTCCAAATGCAGCGCAAGCATCTCAAGTCTAACCAGAGCGATGCCATTAAATGGCGCCTACGGAACCACATGGCCTTCTTGGTGGATAATCTTCAGTATTATCTCCAG GTAGATGTGCTGGAGTCTCAATTCTCCCAGCTCCTCCATCAGATTAACTCCACAAGGGATTTTGAGAGCATCCAGTTGGCTCATGACCACTTCCTGAGCAACTTGCTGGCTCAGTCATTCATCTTGCTGAAACCT gtgTTCCACTGCCTGAATGAAATCCTAGATCTCTGTCACAGTTTCTGCTCACTGGTCAGCCAGAATCTGGGCCCTCTAGATGAGCGTGGGGCTGCCCAGCTGAGTATTCTAGTGAAG GGTTTTAGCCGTCAGTCTTCACTCctctttaagatcctttccagcgtCCGGAATCatcaaataaactcagatttggCTCAACTACTGCTACGACTGGATTACAACAAGTATTACACCCAGGCTGGTGGGACTCTGGGCAG tTTTGGGGTATGA
- the LOC140514449 gene encoding gamma-tubulin complex component 4 isoform X4, which yields MIHELLLALSGYPGAIFTWNKRSGLQVSQDFPFLHPSETSVLNRLCRLGTDYIRFTEFIERYTGHVQQQDHHLSQQGQGGLHGIYLRAFCTGLDSILQPYRQALLDLEQEFLADPHLSISHVNYSLDQFQLLFPSVMVVVEQIKSQKIHGCQILETVYKYSCGGLPPVRSALEKILAVCHGVMYKQLSAWMLHGLLLDQHEEFFIKQGPSSGLVSTQLEEEEEDLGIGGLTGKQLRELQDLHLWKLMVEESDLLGQLKIIKDFYLLGRGELFQAFIDTAQHMLKTPPTAVTEHDVNVAFQQSAHKVLLDDDNLLPLLHLTIEYHGKEHKDVTQAREAPSRDTSPREAPASGWAALGLSYKVQWPLHILFTPAVLEKYNVVFKYLLSVRRVQAELQHCWALQMQRKHLKSNQSDAIKWRLRNHMAFLVDNLQYYLQVDVLESQFSQLLHQINSTRDFESIQLAHDHFLSNLLAQSFILLKPVFHCLNEILDLCHSFCSLVSQNLGPLDERGAAQLSILVKGFSRQSSLLFKILSSVRNHQINSDLAQLLLRLDYNKYYTQAGGTLGSFGV from the exons ATGATCCACGAGCTGCTCTTGGCTTTGAGCGGGTACCCGGGTGCCATCTTCACCTGGAACAAGCGGAGCGGCCTCCAG GTGTCACAGGACTTTCCGTTTCTCCATCCGAGCGAAACCAGCGTCCTGAATCGACTCTGCCGCCTTGGCACGGACTATATTCGCTTTACAGAGTTCATTGAACGATATACAGGCCATGTGCAGCAGCAG GATCACCATCTGTCCCAGCAAGGCCAGGGTGGATTACATGGAATTTATTTGCGGGCCTTCTGCACAGGTCTGGACTCCATCCTGCAGCCATATCGTCAAGCACTGCTTGACTTGGAGCAAGAG TTCCTTGCTGACCCTCACCTTTCCATATCACATGTCAATTACTCCTTGGACCAG ttccaacttctttttcccTCAGTGATGGTTGTTGTTGAACAGATTAAGAGTCAGAAG ATTCATGGGTGTCAGATCTTGGAAACAGTATACAAATACAGCTGTGGGGGACTGCCTCCTGTACGCAGTGCGCTAGAAAA GATCTTGGCAGTGTGCCATGGGGTCATGTACAAGCAGCTTTCTGCCTGGATGCTACATGGCCTCCTCTTGGACCAACACGAAGAGTTCTTTATTAAACAGGGCCCATCTTCTGGCCTTGTCTCTACTcaactggaggaggaggaggaagacctgGGCATTGGAGGCCTGACAGGGAAGCAGTTACGAGAACTTCAGGACCTG CATCTATGGAAACTTATGGTGGAGGAGTCAGATTTATTAGGCCAACTAAAG atcattaAAGACTTTTACCTGCTGGGACGAGGAGAACTGTTCCAGGCCTTCATTGACACAGCCCAGCATATGTTAAAGACACCGCCCACTGCAGTAACTGAGCATG ATGTTAATGTGGCCTTCCAGCAGTCTGCCCACAAGGTGCTGTTAGATGATGACAACCTCCTCCCTCTGCTTCACCTGACAATTGAGTACCATGGAAAGGAACATAAGG atGTTACTCAAGCACGAGAAGCACCTTCTCGGGACACCTCTCCCCGAGAAGCCCCTGCGTCAGGCTGGGCAGCCCTAGGTCTTTCCTACAAAGTGCAGTGGCCTCTGCACATTCTCTTCACTCCTGCTGTCCTGGAGAA GTACAAtgttgtcttcaagtacttgcTCAGCGTACGACGAGTGCAGGCAGAACTGCAGCACTGCTGGGCTCTCCAAATGCAGCGCAAGCATCTCAAGTCTAACCAGAGCGATGCCATTAAATGGCGCCTACGGAACCACATGGCCTTCTTGGTGGATAATCTTCAGTATTATCTCCAG GTAGATGTGCTGGAGTCTCAATTCTCCCAGCTCCTCCATCAGATTAACTCCACAAGGGATTTTGAGAGCATCCAGTTGGCTCATGACCACTTCCTGAGCAACTTGCTGGCTCAGTCATTCATCTTGCTGAAACCT gtgTTCCACTGCCTGAATGAAATCCTAGATCTCTGTCACAGTTTCTGCTCACTGGTCAGCCAGAATCTGGGCCCTCTAGATGAGCGTGGGGCTGCCCAGCTGAGTATTCTAGTGAAG GGTTTTAGCCGTCAGTCTTCACTCctctttaagatcctttccagcgtCCGGAATCatcaaataaactcagatttggCTCAACTACTGCTACGACTGGATTACAACAAGTATTACACCCAGGCTGGTGGGACTCTGGGCAG tTTTGGGGTATGA
- the LOC140514449 gene encoding gamma-tubulin complex component 4 isoform X2 — protein sequence MIHELLLALSGYPGAIFTWNKRSGLQVSQDFPFLHPSETSVLNRLCRLGTDYIRFTEFIERYTGHVQQQDHHLSQQGQGGLHGIYLRAFCTGLDSILQPYRQALLDLEQEFQLLFPSVMVVVEQIKSQKIHGCQILETVYKYSCGGLPPVRSALEKILAVCHGVMYKQLSAWMLHGLLLDQHEEFFIKQGPSSGLVSTQLEEEEEDLGIGGLTGKQLRELQDLRLIEEENMLAPSLKQFSLRVEILPSYIPVRVAEKILFVGESVQMFENQNVNLTRKGSILKNQEDTFAAELHRLKQQPLFSLVDFELVVDRIRSTVAEHLWKLMVEESDLLGQLKIIKDFYLLGRGELFQAFIDTAQHMLKTPPTAVTEHDVNVAFQQSAHKVLLDDDNLLPLLHLTIEYHGKEHKDVTQAREAPSRDTSPREAPASGWAALGLSYKVQWPLHILFTPAVLEKYNVVFKYLLSVRRVQAELQHCWALQMQRKHLKSNQSDAIKWRLRNHMAFLVDNLQYYLQVDVLESQFSQLLHQINSTRDFESIQLAHDHFLSNLLAQSFILLKPVFHCLNEILDLCHSFCSLVSQNLGPLDERGAAQLSILVKGFSRQSSLLFKILSSVRNHQINSDLAQLLLRLDYNKYYTQAGGTLGSFGV from the exons ATGATCCACGAGCTGCTCTTGGCTTTGAGCGGGTACCCGGGTGCCATCTTCACCTGGAACAAGCGGAGCGGCCTCCAG GTGTCACAGGACTTTCCGTTTCTCCATCCGAGCGAAACCAGCGTCCTGAATCGACTCTGCCGCCTTGGCACGGACTATATTCGCTTTACAGAGTTCATTGAACGATATACAGGCCATGTGCAGCAGCAG GATCACCATCTGTCCCAGCAAGGCCAGGGTGGATTACATGGAATTTATTTGCGGGCCTTCTGCACAGGTCTGGACTCCATCCTGCAGCCATATCGTCAAGCACTGCTTGACTTGGAGCAAGAG ttccaacttctttttcccTCAGTGATGGTTGTTGTTGAACAGATTAAGAGTCAGAAG ATTCATGGGTGTCAGATCTTGGAAACAGTATACAAATACAGCTGTGGGGGACTGCCTCCTGTACGCAGTGCGCTAGAAAA GATCTTGGCAGTGTGCCATGGGGTCATGTACAAGCAGCTTTCTGCCTGGATGCTACATGGCCTCCTCTTGGACCAACACGAAGAGTTCTTTATTAAACAGGGCCCATCTTCTGGCCTTGTCTCTACTcaactggaggaggaggaggaagacctgGGCATTGGAGGCCTGACAGGGAAGCAGTTACGAGAACTTCAGGACCTG CGCCTGATTGAGGAAGAGAACATGCTGGCCCCATCCCTGAAGCAGTTTTCCCTTCGGGTGGAAATACTTCCTTCCTATATTCCAGTGAGAGTCGCTGAAAAAATCCTGTTTGTAGGAGAGTCTGTACAGATGTTTGAGAATCAGAATGTGAATCTGACCAGAAAAG GATCTATTTTAAAGAATCAAGAAGACACCTTTGCTGCCGAACTGCATCGCCTCAAGCAGCAGCCTCTTTTCAGCCTTGTGGATTTTGAGCTGGTGGTGGACCGGATACGCAGCACTGTTGCTGAG CATCTATGGAAACTTATGGTGGAGGAGTCAGATTTATTAGGCCAACTAAAG atcattaAAGACTTTTACCTGCTGGGACGAGGAGAACTGTTCCAGGCCTTCATTGACACAGCCCAGCATATGTTAAAGACACCGCCCACTGCAGTAACTGAGCATG ATGTTAATGTGGCCTTCCAGCAGTCTGCCCACAAGGTGCTGTTAGATGATGACAACCTCCTCCCTCTGCTTCACCTGACAATTGAGTACCATGGAAAGGAACATAAGG atGTTACTCAAGCACGAGAAGCACCTTCTCGGGACACCTCTCCCCGAGAAGCCCCTGCGTCAGGCTGGGCAGCCCTAGGTCTTTCCTACAAAGTGCAGTGGCCTCTGCACATTCTCTTCACTCCTGCTGTCCTGGAGAA GTACAAtgttgtcttcaagtacttgcTCAGCGTACGACGAGTGCAGGCAGAACTGCAGCACTGCTGGGCTCTCCAAATGCAGCGCAAGCATCTCAAGTCTAACCAGAGCGATGCCATTAAATGGCGCCTACGGAACCACATGGCCTTCTTGGTGGATAATCTTCAGTATTATCTCCAG GTAGATGTGCTGGAGTCTCAATTCTCCCAGCTCCTCCATCAGATTAACTCCACAAGGGATTTTGAGAGCATCCAGTTGGCTCATGACCACTTCCTGAGCAACTTGCTGGCTCAGTCATTCATCTTGCTGAAACCT gtgTTCCACTGCCTGAATGAAATCCTAGATCTCTGTCACAGTTTCTGCTCACTGGTCAGCCAGAATCTGGGCCCTCTAGATGAGCGTGGGGCTGCCCAGCTGAGTATTCTAGTGAAG GGTTTTAGCCGTCAGTCTTCACTCctctttaagatcctttccagcgtCCGGAATCatcaaataaactcagatttggCTCAACTACTGCTACGACTGGATTACAACAAGTATTACACCCAGGCTGGTGGGACTCTGGGCAG tTTTGGGGTATGA